A DNA window from Equus przewalskii isolate Varuska chromosome 12, EquPr2, whole genome shotgun sequence contains the following coding sequences:
- the CD19 gene encoding B-lymphocyte antigen CD19 isoform X3: MPPPLLLFFLLFLTPTGGRSQEALLVETKEGDNAVLPCFSPSDGPPQKLAQYKETEAFLQLSSKLRDLSIQKRPLGIMLLVFNVSNQMGGFYLCQPGPPSEQGWQPGWTVSVEGSGKLFRWNASDLDNPGCGLGKSSSEGLKTSSGHPASSQLYEWAKDQPHIRETALECAPNRSSLNQNHSQDLTVAPGSTLWLPCGVLPDSMVTGPVSWIHMHPEKTASVLRLNMTKDTQVREMWVSGTLRGGAVLLLPQATAQDAGTYHCYHGNTTREVHLKVTARAAVWHWLMETGGWKVPAATLVYLIFCLSSLVGFLHLRRALILRRKRKRMTDPTRRFFKVTPPPGTGAQNQYGNVLSLSTSSSGTGRALRWASGLGATVPPYGSPRSHVQEARAAGSRSPPGAGPEEEEGEAYEEPDSEEDSEFYENDSNLGQDQLSQAAESYENEDEEVAQPVTRTTDFLSPHGSAWDPSREATSLGSQSYEDMRGILYAAPQLRSFRAQPGPNHEEDADSYENMDNPDGPEPAWDGGGHVGTWSTR, encoded by the exons AtgccacctcctctcctcctcttcttcctcctcttccttaccCCCACGGGAGGCAGATCCCAGGAAGCACTGCTGGTGGAGACTAAAG aGGGAGACAATGCTGTGCTGCCGTGCTTCAGTCCCTCAGATGGTCCCCCTCAGAAGCTGGCCCAGTATAAGGAGACAGAAGCTTTCTTACAGCTGAGCTCAAAGTTACGAGACCTGAGCATTCAGAAACGGCCCTTGGGCATCATGCTGCTCGTCTTCAACGTCTCTAACCAGATGGGGGGCTTCTACCTGTGCCAGCCGGGGCCCCCTTCTGAGCAGGGCTGGCAGCCTGGCTGGACAGTCAGCGTGGAAGGCAGTG GGAAGCTGTTCCGGTGGAATGCTTCAGACCTAGATAACCCAGGCTGTGGCCTGGGCAAAAGTTCCTCAGAAGGCCTCAAGACCTCTTCTGGTCACCCTGCAAGCTCCCAGCTGTATGAGTGGGCCAAAGACCAGCCTCATATCCGGGAGACAGCCCTTGAATGTGCCCCAAATAGGAGCAGTCTGAACCAGAACCACAGCCAAG ACCTCACTGTGGCCCCTGGCTCCACACTCTGGCTGCCCTGCGGGGTGCTCCCTGATTCCATGGTCACAGGCCCCGTCTCCTGGATCCACATGCATCCCGAGAAGACTGCCTCAGTGCTGCGCCTAAACATGACGAAGGATACCCAAGTCAGAGAGATGTGGGTATCGGGCACCCTCAGGGGAGGGGCTGTTCTGTTGCTGCCCCAGGCCACGGCTCAAGATGCTGGCACCTATCATTGTTACCATGGCAACACGACCAGGGAGGTGCACCTGAAGGTCACTGCTCGGGCAG CTGTGTGGCATTGGCTGATGGAGACTGGTGGCTGGAAAGTCCCTGCTGCAACTTTAGTTTATCTGATCTTCTGCCTGAGTTCCCTCGTGGGCTTTCTTCATCTTCGAAGAG CCCTGAtcctgaggaggaaaagaaagcgAATGACTGATCCCACTAGAAG GTTCTTTAAAGTGACGCCTCCCCCGGGAACCGGCGCCCAGAACCAGTATGGGAATGTGCTCTCCCTTTCCACGTCCTCCTCTGGCACGG GACGCGCCCTGCGATGGGCTTCAGGCCTGGGGGCCACCGTCCCGCCCTACGGAAGCCCGCGCAGCCACGTCCAGGAGGCCAGAGCCGCCGGGTCCCGGAGCCCGCCCGGAGCGG gcccagaagaagaggaaggggaggcctACGAGGAGCCAGACAGTGAGGAGGACTCCGAGTTCTATGAGAACGACTCCAACCTTGGGCAGGACCAACTCTCGCAGG CAGCTGAGTCTTATGAGAATGAGGATGAAGAGGTGGCCCAGCCAGTCACCAGGACAACAG aCTTCCTGAGTCCCCATGGGTCAGCCTGGGACCCCAGCAGGGAGGCAACCTCCCTTG GGTCCCAGTCGTATGAGGATATGAGAGGGATCCTGTATGCAGCCCCCCAGCTCCGCTCCTTTCGGGCCCAGCCTGGTCCCAATCATGAGGAAG ATGCAGACTCTTATGAGAACATGGATAATCCTGATGGGCCAGAACCAGCATGGGATGGAGGGGGCCACGTGGGGACCTGGAGCACCAGGTGA
- the CD19 gene encoding B-lymphocyte antigen CD19 isoform X7: MPPPLLLFFLLFLTPTGGRSQEALLVETKEGDNAVLPCFSPSDGPPQKLAQYKETEAFLQLSSKLRDLSIQKRPLGIMLLVFNVSNQMGGFYLCQPGPPSEQGWQPGWTVSVEGSGKLFRWNASDLDNPGCGLGKSSSEGLKTSSGHPASSQLYEWAKDQPHIRETALECAPNRSSLNQNHSQDLTVAPGSTLWLPCGVLPDSMVTGPVSWIHMHPEKTASVLRLNMTKDTQVREMWVSGTLRGGAVLLLPQATAQDAGTYHCYHGNTTREVHLKVTARAAVWHWLMETGGWKVPAATLVYLIFCLSSLVGFLHLRRALILRRKRKRMTDPTRRFFKVTPPPGTGAQNQYGNVLSLSTSSSGTGPEEEEGEAYEEPDSEEDSEFYENDSNLGQDQLSQDGSGYENPEEGALGAEDEDSFSNAESYENEDEEVAQPVTRTTDFLSPHGSAWDPSREATSLGSQSYEDMRGILYAAPQLRSFRAQPGPNHEEDADSYENMDNPDGPEPAWDGGGHVGTWSTR, encoded by the exons AtgccacctcctctcctcctcttcttcctcctcttccttaccCCCACGGGAGGCAGATCCCAGGAAGCACTGCTGGTGGAGACTAAAG aGGGAGACAATGCTGTGCTGCCGTGCTTCAGTCCCTCAGATGGTCCCCCTCAGAAGCTGGCCCAGTATAAGGAGACAGAAGCTTTCTTACAGCTGAGCTCAAAGTTACGAGACCTGAGCATTCAGAAACGGCCCTTGGGCATCATGCTGCTCGTCTTCAACGTCTCTAACCAGATGGGGGGCTTCTACCTGTGCCAGCCGGGGCCCCCTTCTGAGCAGGGCTGGCAGCCTGGCTGGACAGTCAGCGTGGAAGGCAGTG GGAAGCTGTTCCGGTGGAATGCTTCAGACCTAGATAACCCAGGCTGTGGCCTGGGCAAAAGTTCCTCAGAAGGCCTCAAGACCTCTTCTGGTCACCCTGCAAGCTCCCAGCTGTATGAGTGGGCCAAAGACCAGCCTCATATCCGGGAGACAGCCCTTGAATGTGCCCCAAATAGGAGCAGTCTGAACCAGAACCACAGCCAAG ACCTCACTGTGGCCCCTGGCTCCACACTCTGGCTGCCCTGCGGGGTGCTCCCTGATTCCATGGTCACAGGCCCCGTCTCCTGGATCCACATGCATCCCGAGAAGACTGCCTCAGTGCTGCGCCTAAACATGACGAAGGATACCCAAGTCAGAGAGATGTGGGTATCGGGCACCCTCAGGGGAGGGGCTGTTCTGTTGCTGCCCCAGGCCACGGCTCAAGATGCTGGCACCTATCATTGTTACCATGGCAACACGACCAGGGAGGTGCACCTGAAGGTCACTGCTCGGGCAG CTGTGTGGCATTGGCTGATGGAGACTGGTGGCTGGAAAGTCCCTGCTGCAACTTTAGTTTATCTGATCTTCTGCCTGAGTTCCCTCGTGGGCTTTCTTCATCTTCGAAGAG CCCTGAtcctgaggaggaaaagaaagcgAATGACTGATCCCACTAGAAG GTTCTTTAAAGTGACGCCTCCCCCGGGAACCGGCGCCCAGAACCAGTATGGGAATGTGCTCTCCCTTTCCACGTCCTCCTCTGGCACGG gcccagaagaagaggaaggggaggcctACGAGGAGCCAGACAGTGAGGAGGACTCCGAGTTCTATGAGAACGACTCCAACCTTGGGCAGGACCAACTCTCGCAGG aTGGCAGCGGCTATGAGAACCCTGAGGAGGGGGCCTTGGGTGCTGAGGATGAAGACTCCTTCTCCAACG CTGAGTCTTATGAGAATGAGGATGAAGAGGTGGCCCAGCCAGTCACCAGGACAACAG aCTTCCTGAGTCCCCATGGGTCAGCCTGGGACCCCAGCAGGGAGGCAACCTCCCTTG GGTCCCAGTCGTATGAGGATATGAGAGGGATCCTGTATGCAGCCCCCCAGCTCCGCTCCTTTCGGGCCCAGCCTGGTCCCAATCATGAGGAAG ATGCAGACTCTTATGAGAACATGGATAATCCTGATGGGCCAGAACCAGCATGGGATGGAGGGGGCCACGTGGGGACCTGGAGCACCAGGTGA
- the CD19 gene encoding B-lymphocyte antigen CD19 isoform X2 — MPPPLLLFFLLFLTPTGGRSQEALLVETKEGDNAVLPCFSPSDGPPQKLAQYKETEAFLQLSSKLRDLSIQKRPLGIMLLVFNVSNQMGGFYLCQPGPPSEQGWQPGWTVSVEGSGKLFRWNASDLDNPGCGLGKSSSEGLKTSSGHPASSQLYEWAKDQPHIRETALECAPNRSSLNQNHSQDLTVAPGSTLWLPCGVLPDSMVTGPVSWIHMHPEKTASVLRLNMTKDTQVREMWVSGTLRGGAVLLLPQATAQDAGTYHCYHGNTTREVHLKVTARAAVWHWLMETGGWKVPAATLVYLIFCLSSLVGFLHLRRALILRRKRKRMTDPTRRFFKVTPPPGTGAQNQYGNVLSLSTSSSGTGRALRWASGLGATVPPYGSPRSHVQEARAAGSRSPPGAGPEEEEGEAYEEPDSEEDSEFYENDSNLGQDQLSQDGSGYENPEEGALGAEDEDSFSNAESYENEDEEVAQPVTRTTDFLSPHGSAWDPSREATSLGSQSYEDMRGILYAAPQLRSFRAQPGPNHEEDADSYENMDNPDGPEPAWDGGGHVGTWSTR, encoded by the exons AtgccacctcctctcctcctcttcttcctcctcttccttaccCCCACGGGAGGCAGATCCCAGGAAGCACTGCTGGTGGAGACTAAAG aGGGAGACAATGCTGTGCTGCCGTGCTTCAGTCCCTCAGATGGTCCCCCTCAGAAGCTGGCCCAGTATAAGGAGACAGAAGCTTTCTTACAGCTGAGCTCAAAGTTACGAGACCTGAGCATTCAGAAACGGCCCTTGGGCATCATGCTGCTCGTCTTCAACGTCTCTAACCAGATGGGGGGCTTCTACCTGTGCCAGCCGGGGCCCCCTTCTGAGCAGGGCTGGCAGCCTGGCTGGACAGTCAGCGTGGAAGGCAGTG GGAAGCTGTTCCGGTGGAATGCTTCAGACCTAGATAACCCAGGCTGTGGCCTGGGCAAAAGTTCCTCAGAAGGCCTCAAGACCTCTTCTGGTCACCCTGCAAGCTCCCAGCTGTATGAGTGGGCCAAAGACCAGCCTCATATCCGGGAGACAGCCCTTGAATGTGCCCCAAATAGGAGCAGTCTGAACCAGAACCACAGCCAAG ACCTCACTGTGGCCCCTGGCTCCACACTCTGGCTGCCCTGCGGGGTGCTCCCTGATTCCATGGTCACAGGCCCCGTCTCCTGGATCCACATGCATCCCGAGAAGACTGCCTCAGTGCTGCGCCTAAACATGACGAAGGATACCCAAGTCAGAGAGATGTGGGTATCGGGCACCCTCAGGGGAGGGGCTGTTCTGTTGCTGCCCCAGGCCACGGCTCAAGATGCTGGCACCTATCATTGTTACCATGGCAACACGACCAGGGAGGTGCACCTGAAGGTCACTGCTCGGGCAG CTGTGTGGCATTGGCTGATGGAGACTGGTGGCTGGAAAGTCCCTGCTGCAACTTTAGTTTATCTGATCTTCTGCCTGAGTTCCCTCGTGGGCTTTCTTCATCTTCGAAGAG CCCTGAtcctgaggaggaaaagaaagcgAATGACTGATCCCACTAGAAG GTTCTTTAAAGTGACGCCTCCCCCGGGAACCGGCGCCCAGAACCAGTATGGGAATGTGCTCTCCCTTTCCACGTCCTCCTCTGGCACGG GACGCGCCCTGCGATGGGCTTCAGGCCTGGGGGCCACCGTCCCGCCCTACGGAAGCCCGCGCAGCCACGTCCAGGAGGCCAGAGCCGCCGGGTCCCGGAGCCCGCCCGGAGCGG gcccagaagaagaggaaggggaggcctACGAGGAGCCAGACAGTGAGGAGGACTCCGAGTTCTATGAGAACGACTCCAACCTTGGGCAGGACCAACTCTCGCAGG aTGGCAGCGGCTATGAGAACCCTGAGGAGGGGGCCTTGGGTGCTGAGGATGAAGACTCCTTCTCCAACG CTGAGTCTTATGAGAATGAGGATGAAGAGGTGGCCCAGCCAGTCACCAGGACAACAG aCTTCCTGAGTCCCCATGGGTCAGCCTGGGACCCCAGCAGGGAGGCAACCTCCCTTG GGTCCCAGTCGTATGAGGATATGAGAGGGATCCTGTATGCAGCCCCCCAGCTCCGCTCCTTTCGGGCCCAGCCTGGTCCCAATCATGAGGAAG ATGCAGACTCTTATGAGAACATGGATAATCCTGATGGGCCAGAACCAGCATGGGATGGAGGGGGCCACGTGGGGACCTGGAGCACCAGGTGA
- the CD19 gene encoding B-lymphocyte antigen CD19 isoform X1 has translation MPPPLLLFFLLFLTPTGGRSQEALLVETKEGDNAVLPCFSPSDGPPQKLAQYKETEAFLQLSSKLRDLSIQKRPLGIMLLVFNVSNQMGGFYLCQPGPPSEQGWQPGWTVSVEGSGKLFRWNASDLDNPGCGLGKSSSEGLKTSSGHPASSQLYEWAKDQPHIRETALECAPNRSSLNQNHSQDLTVAPGSTLWLPCGVLPDSMVTGPVSWIHMHPEKTASVLRLNMTKDTQVREMWVSGTLRGGAVLLLPQATAQDAGTYHCYHGNTTREVHLKVTARAAVWHWLMETGGWKVPAATLVYLIFCLSSLVGFLHLRRALILRRKRKRMTDPTRRFFKVTPPPGTGAQNQYGNVLSLSTSSSGTGRALRWASGLGATVPPYGSPRSHVQEARAAGSRSPPGAGPEEEEGEAYEEPDSEEDSEFYENDSNLGQDQLSQDGSGYENPEEGALGAEDEDSFSNAAESYENEDEEVAQPVTRTTDFLSPHGSAWDPSREATSLGSQSYEDMRGILYAAPQLRSFRAQPGPNHEEDADSYENMDNPDGPEPAWDGGGHVGTWSTR, from the exons AtgccacctcctctcctcctcttcttcctcctcttccttaccCCCACGGGAGGCAGATCCCAGGAAGCACTGCTGGTGGAGACTAAAG aGGGAGACAATGCTGTGCTGCCGTGCTTCAGTCCCTCAGATGGTCCCCCTCAGAAGCTGGCCCAGTATAAGGAGACAGAAGCTTTCTTACAGCTGAGCTCAAAGTTACGAGACCTGAGCATTCAGAAACGGCCCTTGGGCATCATGCTGCTCGTCTTCAACGTCTCTAACCAGATGGGGGGCTTCTACCTGTGCCAGCCGGGGCCCCCTTCTGAGCAGGGCTGGCAGCCTGGCTGGACAGTCAGCGTGGAAGGCAGTG GGAAGCTGTTCCGGTGGAATGCTTCAGACCTAGATAACCCAGGCTGTGGCCTGGGCAAAAGTTCCTCAGAAGGCCTCAAGACCTCTTCTGGTCACCCTGCAAGCTCCCAGCTGTATGAGTGGGCCAAAGACCAGCCTCATATCCGGGAGACAGCCCTTGAATGTGCCCCAAATAGGAGCAGTCTGAACCAGAACCACAGCCAAG ACCTCACTGTGGCCCCTGGCTCCACACTCTGGCTGCCCTGCGGGGTGCTCCCTGATTCCATGGTCACAGGCCCCGTCTCCTGGATCCACATGCATCCCGAGAAGACTGCCTCAGTGCTGCGCCTAAACATGACGAAGGATACCCAAGTCAGAGAGATGTGGGTATCGGGCACCCTCAGGGGAGGGGCTGTTCTGTTGCTGCCCCAGGCCACGGCTCAAGATGCTGGCACCTATCATTGTTACCATGGCAACACGACCAGGGAGGTGCACCTGAAGGTCACTGCTCGGGCAG CTGTGTGGCATTGGCTGATGGAGACTGGTGGCTGGAAAGTCCCTGCTGCAACTTTAGTTTATCTGATCTTCTGCCTGAGTTCCCTCGTGGGCTTTCTTCATCTTCGAAGAG CCCTGAtcctgaggaggaaaagaaagcgAATGACTGATCCCACTAGAAG GTTCTTTAAAGTGACGCCTCCCCCGGGAACCGGCGCCCAGAACCAGTATGGGAATGTGCTCTCCCTTTCCACGTCCTCCTCTGGCACGG GACGCGCCCTGCGATGGGCTTCAGGCCTGGGGGCCACCGTCCCGCCCTACGGAAGCCCGCGCAGCCACGTCCAGGAGGCCAGAGCCGCCGGGTCCCGGAGCCCGCCCGGAGCGG gcccagaagaagaggaaggggaggcctACGAGGAGCCAGACAGTGAGGAGGACTCCGAGTTCTATGAGAACGACTCCAACCTTGGGCAGGACCAACTCTCGCAGG aTGGCAGCGGCTATGAGAACCCTGAGGAGGGGGCCTTGGGTGCTGAGGATGAAGACTCCTTCTCCAACG CAGCTGAGTCTTATGAGAATGAGGATGAAGAGGTGGCCCAGCCAGTCACCAGGACAACAG aCTTCCTGAGTCCCCATGGGTCAGCCTGGGACCCCAGCAGGGAGGCAACCTCCCTTG GGTCCCAGTCGTATGAGGATATGAGAGGGATCCTGTATGCAGCCCCCCAGCTCCGCTCCTTTCGGGCCCAGCCTGGTCCCAATCATGAGGAAG ATGCAGACTCTTATGAGAACATGGATAATCCTGATGGGCCAGAACCAGCATGGGATGGAGGGGGCCACGTGGGGACCTGGAGCACCAGGTGA
- the CD19 gene encoding B-lymphocyte antigen CD19 isoform X4 has protein sequence MPPPLLLFFLLFLTPTGGRSQEALLVETKEGDNAVLPCFSPSDGPPQKLAQYKETEAFLQLSSKLRDLSIQKRPLGIMLLVFNVSNQMGGFYLCQPGPPSEQGWQPGWTVSVEGSGKLFRWNASDLDNPGCGLGKSSSEGLKTSSGHPASSQLYEWAKDQPHIRETALECAPNRSSLNQNHSQDLTVAPGSTLWLPCGVLPDSMVTGPVSWIHMHPEKTASVLRLNMTKDTQVREMWVSGTLRGGAVLLLPQATAQDAGTYHCYHGNTTREVHLKVTARAAVWHWLMETGGWKVPAATLVYLIFCLSSLVGFLHLRRALILRRKRKRMTDPTRRFFKVTPPPGTGAQNQYGNVLSLSTSSSGTGRALRWASGLGATVPPYGSPRSHVQEARAAGSRSPPGAGPEEEEGEAYEEPDSEEDSEFYENDSNLGQDQLSQDGSGYENPEEGALGAEDEDSFSNAAESYENEDEEVAQPVTRTTDFLSPHGSAWDPSREATSLDADSYENMDNPDGPEPAWDGGGHVGTWSTR, from the exons AtgccacctcctctcctcctcttcttcctcctcttccttaccCCCACGGGAGGCAGATCCCAGGAAGCACTGCTGGTGGAGACTAAAG aGGGAGACAATGCTGTGCTGCCGTGCTTCAGTCCCTCAGATGGTCCCCCTCAGAAGCTGGCCCAGTATAAGGAGACAGAAGCTTTCTTACAGCTGAGCTCAAAGTTACGAGACCTGAGCATTCAGAAACGGCCCTTGGGCATCATGCTGCTCGTCTTCAACGTCTCTAACCAGATGGGGGGCTTCTACCTGTGCCAGCCGGGGCCCCCTTCTGAGCAGGGCTGGCAGCCTGGCTGGACAGTCAGCGTGGAAGGCAGTG GGAAGCTGTTCCGGTGGAATGCTTCAGACCTAGATAACCCAGGCTGTGGCCTGGGCAAAAGTTCCTCAGAAGGCCTCAAGACCTCTTCTGGTCACCCTGCAAGCTCCCAGCTGTATGAGTGGGCCAAAGACCAGCCTCATATCCGGGAGACAGCCCTTGAATGTGCCCCAAATAGGAGCAGTCTGAACCAGAACCACAGCCAAG ACCTCACTGTGGCCCCTGGCTCCACACTCTGGCTGCCCTGCGGGGTGCTCCCTGATTCCATGGTCACAGGCCCCGTCTCCTGGATCCACATGCATCCCGAGAAGACTGCCTCAGTGCTGCGCCTAAACATGACGAAGGATACCCAAGTCAGAGAGATGTGGGTATCGGGCACCCTCAGGGGAGGGGCTGTTCTGTTGCTGCCCCAGGCCACGGCTCAAGATGCTGGCACCTATCATTGTTACCATGGCAACACGACCAGGGAGGTGCACCTGAAGGTCACTGCTCGGGCAG CTGTGTGGCATTGGCTGATGGAGACTGGTGGCTGGAAAGTCCCTGCTGCAACTTTAGTTTATCTGATCTTCTGCCTGAGTTCCCTCGTGGGCTTTCTTCATCTTCGAAGAG CCCTGAtcctgaggaggaaaagaaagcgAATGACTGATCCCACTAGAAG GTTCTTTAAAGTGACGCCTCCCCCGGGAACCGGCGCCCAGAACCAGTATGGGAATGTGCTCTCCCTTTCCACGTCCTCCTCTGGCACGG GACGCGCCCTGCGATGGGCTTCAGGCCTGGGGGCCACCGTCCCGCCCTACGGAAGCCCGCGCAGCCACGTCCAGGAGGCCAGAGCCGCCGGGTCCCGGAGCCCGCCCGGAGCGG gcccagaagaagaggaaggggaggcctACGAGGAGCCAGACAGTGAGGAGGACTCCGAGTTCTATGAGAACGACTCCAACCTTGGGCAGGACCAACTCTCGCAGG aTGGCAGCGGCTATGAGAACCCTGAGGAGGGGGCCTTGGGTGCTGAGGATGAAGACTCCTTCTCCAACG CAGCTGAGTCTTATGAGAATGAGGATGAAGAGGTGGCCCAGCCAGTCACCAGGACAACAG aCTTCCTGAGTCCCCATGGGTCAGCCTGGGACCCCAGCAGGGAGGCAACCTCCCTTG ATGCAGACTCTTATGAGAACATGGATAATCCTGATGGGCCAGAACCAGCATGGGATGGAGGGGGCCACGTGGGGACCTGGAGCACCAGGTGA
- the CD19 gene encoding B-lymphocyte antigen CD19 isoform X5, with protein sequence MPPPLLLFFLLFLTPTGGRSQEALLVETKEGDNAVLPCFSPSDGPPQKLAQYKETEAFLQLSSKLRDLSIQKRPLGIMLLVFNVSNQMGGFYLCQPGPPSEQGWQPGWTVSVEGSGKLFRWNASDLDNPGCGLGKSSSEGLKTSSGHPASSQLYEWAKDQPHIRETALECAPNRSSLNQNHSQDLTVAPGSTLWLPCGVLPDSMVTGPVSWIHMHPEKTASVLRLNMTKDTQVREMWVSGTLRGGAVLLLPQATAQDAGTYHCYHGNTTREVHLKVTARAAVWHWLMETGGWKVPAATLVYLIFCLSSLVGFLHLRRALILRRKRKRMTDPTRRFFKVTPPPGTGAQNQYGNVLSLSTSSSGTGRALRWASGLGATVPPYGSPRSHVQEARAAGSRSPPGAGPEEEEGEAYEEPDSEEDSEFYENDSNLGQDQLSQDGSGYENPEEGALGAEDEDSFSNAESYENEDEEVAQPVTRTTDFLSPHGSAWDPSREATSLDADSYENMDNPDGPEPAWDGGGHVGTWSTR encoded by the exons AtgccacctcctctcctcctcttcttcctcctcttccttaccCCCACGGGAGGCAGATCCCAGGAAGCACTGCTGGTGGAGACTAAAG aGGGAGACAATGCTGTGCTGCCGTGCTTCAGTCCCTCAGATGGTCCCCCTCAGAAGCTGGCCCAGTATAAGGAGACAGAAGCTTTCTTACAGCTGAGCTCAAAGTTACGAGACCTGAGCATTCAGAAACGGCCCTTGGGCATCATGCTGCTCGTCTTCAACGTCTCTAACCAGATGGGGGGCTTCTACCTGTGCCAGCCGGGGCCCCCTTCTGAGCAGGGCTGGCAGCCTGGCTGGACAGTCAGCGTGGAAGGCAGTG GGAAGCTGTTCCGGTGGAATGCTTCAGACCTAGATAACCCAGGCTGTGGCCTGGGCAAAAGTTCCTCAGAAGGCCTCAAGACCTCTTCTGGTCACCCTGCAAGCTCCCAGCTGTATGAGTGGGCCAAAGACCAGCCTCATATCCGGGAGACAGCCCTTGAATGTGCCCCAAATAGGAGCAGTCTGAACCAGAACCACAGCCAAG ACCTCACTGTGGCCCCTGGCTCCACACTCTGGCTGCCCTGCGGGGTGCTCCCTGATTCCATGGTCACAGGCCCCGTCTCCTGGATCCACATGCATCCCGAGAAGACTGCCTCAGTGCTGCGCCTAAACATGACGAAGGATACCCAAGTCAGAGAGATGTGGGTATCGGGCACCCTCAGGGGAGGGGCTGTTCTGTTGCTGCCCCAGGCCACGGCTCAAGATGCTGGCACCTATCATTGTTACCATGGCAACACGACCAGGGAGGTGCACCTGAAGGTCACTGCTCGGGCAG CTGTGTGGCATTGGCTGATGGAGACTGGTGGCTGGAAAGTCCCTGCTGCAACTTTAGTTTATCTGATCTTCTGCCTGAGTTCCCTCGTGGGCTTTCTTCATCTTCGAAGAG CCCTGAtcctgaggaggaaaagaaagcgAATGACTGATCCCACTAGAAG GTTCTTTAAAGTGACGCCTCCCCCGGGAACCGGCGCCCAGAACCAGTATGGGAATGTGCTCTCCCTTTCCACGTCCTCCTCTGGCACGG GACGCGCCCTGCGATGGGCTTCAGGCCTGGGGGCCACCGTCCCGCCCTACGGAAGCCCGCGCAGCCACGTCCAGGAGGCCAGAGCCGCCGGGTCCCGGAGCCCGCCCGGAGCGG gcccagaagaagaggaaggggaggcctACGAGGAGCCAGACAGTGAGGAGGACTCCGAGTTCTATGAGAACGACTCCAACCTTGGGCAGGACCAACTCTCGCAGG aTGGCAGCGGCTATGAGAACCCTGAGGAGGGGGCCTTGGGTGCTGAGGATGAAGACTCCTTCTCCAACG CTGAGTCTTATGAGAATGAGGATGAAGAGGTGGCCCAGCCAGTCACCAGGACAACAG aCTTCCTGAGTCCCCATGGGTCAGCCTGGGACCCCAGCAGGGAGGCAACCTCCCTTG ATGCAGACTCTTATGAGAACATGGATAATCCTGATGGGCCAGAACCAGCATGGGATGGAGGGGGCCACGTGGGGACCTGGAGCACCAGGTGA